The proteins below are encoded in one region of Nocardioides marmorisolisilvae:
- a CDS encoding XdhC family protein, translating into MREVLPEVLSWRRSGETVALSTVVATFSSAPREPGAAMLVGTGGSAVGPSPAAA; encoded by the coding sequence ATGCGTGAGGTACTACCCGAGGTGTTGAGCTGGCGGCGGTCCGGTGAGACCGTCGCCCTGAGTACGGTCGTCGCCACCTTCAGCTCCGCTCCCCGAGAGCCTGGTGCGGCGATGCTCGTCGGCACCGGAGGGAGCGCCGTCGGTCCGTCTCCGGCGGCTGCGTAG
- a CDS encoding flavin reductase family protein — protein MAEVTEDEATAGHLDPRAMRNAMGVFATGVVVITTSSEGVPYGMTANSLTSVSLNPPLLLACFRADSKTSVALQERGAFVVNFLSERQQHISRIFAQSKEDPFAHFAAEQVDGDLPVVPNSLGWTMCEFDSAVTAGDHLVVFGRVVAAFHREGVPLVFYRGAYHKMSPDGVEAGWFW, from the coding sequence GTGGCCGAGGTGACTGAGGACGAAGCGACCGCCGGGCATCTCGACCCGCGTGCGATGCGTAATGCAATGGGTGTCTTCGCGACCGGCGTGGTCGTGATCACCACGTCGTCCGAAGGTGTGCCCTACGGCATGACCGCGAACTCCCTCACCTCGGTGTCGTTGAACCCGCCTCTGTTGCTTGCGTGCTTCCGGGCGGACTCGAAGACGTCGGTCGCGCTCCAGGAGCGTGGTGCCTTCGTCGTCAACTTCTTGTCCGAGCGCCAGCAGCACATCTCACGTATCTTCGCCCAGTCGAAGGAAGATCCGTTCGCCCACTTCGCAGCGGAGCAGGTCGATGGAGATCTTCCGGTCGTCCCGAACTCGCTCGGCTGGACGATGTGCGAATTCGACTCGGCCGTGACCGCCGGCGATCATCTGGTCGTCTTCGGTCGCGTGGTTGCCGCGTTCCATCGCGAGGGCGTGCCCCTCGTCTTCTACCGCGGCGCTTATCACAAGATGTCCCCCGACGGCGTCGAAGCCGGTTGGTTTTGGTGA
- a CDS encoding 4-hydroxyphenylacetate 3-hydroxylase N-terminal domain-containing protein, producing the protein MRSGADYLESLRDGREVYVDGRRVDDVTLDSGFAGVIGSVARMYDVALNMPEPMHTVDHRRGDLVLTPFALAKTPLELARRTESIRTWAALSSGWLTRTPDHVAAIIGGLASRADVFDRGDLELGANVRSWHGRLLDESLYFTYATVPPPSQLQRTLDETGIYTQVHLVSRDSGGIVVSGAQQPGAAAAISDHIFVTCVNPLTADDSALALSFVVPVNAPGLRVHCRRSYAQAGRSTGPLAGRFDEVDALVVFDNVRVPWEDVFVCADVYAVREQFTRTPGFLLAKHQNLVRLGVKLEFIATLGRQIASLKETDGSVRTRELLGELGAIATLAEAAVLAAEVTAEPFEETDLLCPNPRYLTAGVAQQVTAHARAVQILRDLVGGEILELPSAVSGLDSIVFEDVKRLATPRGGDYVERHGLLRLAWDVIGSEFAGRSQHFEALIGGAASVKWREAFDWFDFEPGLRAVEARLGDREGLEGLERGGRGD; encoded by the coding sequence ATGAGGTCGGGCGCGGACTACCTCGAGTCGTTGCGCGACGGTCGTGAGGTCTACGTGGACGGCCGTAGGGTCGACGATGTGACCCTCGATTCGGGTTTCGCGGGCGTTATCGGATCTGTCGCCAGGATGTACGACGTCGCGCTCAACATGCCGGAGCCGATGCATACCGTCGATCACCGGCGAGGTGACCTCGTTCTGACGCCTTTCGCGCTGGCCAAGACCCCACTCGAGCTGGCAAGGCGGACCGAGTCCATACGTACGTGGGCGGCTCTGAGCAGCGGTTGGCTCACGCGGACTCCGGACCATGTGGCGGCCATCATCGGGGGCCTTGCGAGTCGAGCCGACGTGTTCGATCGGGGCGACCTCGAACTCGGTGCGAACGTCCGTTCCTGGCACGGACGCTTGCTGGACGAGTCTCTCTACTTCACCTATGCCACCGTTCCCCCTCCATCGCAACTGCAACGCACGCTGGATGAAACGGGGATCTATACACAGGTCCATCTCGTGAGCCGCGACTCGGGCGGCATCGTCGTGTCCGGAGCTCAGCAGCCGGGCGCGGCCGCAGCGATCAGTGATCACATCTTCGTCACCTGCGTGAATCCGCTGACGGCCGATGACAGTGCCCTTGCGCTCTCGTTCGTCGTTCCTGTCAATGCTCCCGGACTGCGAGTCCACTGTCGACGTTCGTACGCGCAAGCGGGCCGATCGACCGGGCCCCTGGCCGGTCGATTCGACGAAGTCGACGCCCTGGTGGTGTTCGATAATGTTCGCGTCCCTTGGGAGGACGTCTTCGTTTGCGCGGACGTCTACGCCGTACGCGAACAGTTCACGAGGACTCCTGGCTTCCTGCTCGCCAAACACCAGAATCTGGTGCGCCTCGGAGTGAAGTTGGAGTTCATCGCCACTCTTGGGCGCCAGATCGCCTCACTGAAGGAGACCGATGGCAGCGTGCGTACGCGCGAGCTCCTGGGTGAGCTCGGTGCGATCGCGACCCTTGCTGAGGCGGCGGTCCTGGCAGCCGAGGTCACCGCGGAGCCCTTCGAGGAGACCGACCTGTTGTGCCCGAACCCCCGGTACCTCACGGCGGGGGTCGCTCAACAGGTCACGGCCCATGCGCGTGCGGTCCAGATACTGCGGGACCTGGTCGGGGGAGAGATCCTCGAACTGCCCAGCGCGGTGTCGGGTCTGGACTCGATCGTCTTCGAAGACGTCAAGCGCCTCGCGACTCCGAGGGGTGGCGACTACGTGGAACGCCATGGGCTGCTTCGCCTCGCCTGGGATGTCATCGGAAGTGAGTTCGCAGGTCGCTCGCAGCATTTCGAAGCACTCATCGGAGGCGCTGCGTCTGTGAAATGGCGCGAGGCGTTCGACTGGTTCGACTTCGAGCCCGGCCTGCGCGCGGTCGAGGCACGGCTGGGTGATCGGGAAGGACTGGAGGGGCTGGAGAGAGGTGGCCGAGGTGACTGA
- a CDS encoding SRPBCC family protein, with product MSQTELHDEIEIGASPERVYRSLLDVPEVMTCIPGAEFVGEEGGSYLGKVKIKMGPVTVSYKGKAEILHTDADSRLAVLKADGDETTGAGRATAEIKMAVLDGAADPSTSRVQVDVTYQVAGRAAQFGRGLMDEVAMRIIAQMTDNLAARLRAEDADGPDSPSAGHSHDSPESRDELTSRSVPGAVAVSTPINGLSLIVKVLLDKVRRLVRRILHSSEDPQ from the coding sequence GTGAGTCAAACGGAACTCCACGACGAAATCGAGATCGGCGCCTCCCCCGAGCGCGTCTATCGCTCCTTGCTCGACGTCCCGGAGGTGATGACCTGCATCCCTGGCGCTGAATTCGTGGGCGAGGAGGGCGGCAGCTACCTCGGGAAGGTCAAGATCAAGATGGGTCCGGTCACCGTCAGCTACAAGGGGAAGGCCGAGATCCTCCACACCGACGCCGATAGCCGGCTGGCCGTACTCAAGGCGGACGGGGACGAGACGACCGGCGCCGGTCGTGCAACGGCCGAGATCAAGATGGCGGTCCTCGACGGCGCCGCCGATCCGTCGACATCGCGCGTGCAGGTCGACGTGACCTACCAGGTTGCCGGCCGTGCCGCGCAGTTCGGCCGCGGCCTCATGGACGAGGTGGCCATGCGGATCATCGCCCAGATGACGGACAACCTGGCCGCACGGCTGCGCGCCGAGGACGCCGACGGGCCGGACTCACCCTCTGCCGGACACAGCCACGATTCACCGGAATCGCGCGATGAGTTGACGTCTCGATCCGTCCCAGGCGCCGTAGCGGTGAGCACGCCGATCAACGGTCTGTCACTGATCGTGAAGGTGTTGCTGGACAAGGTCCGTCGTCTCGTGCGAAGGATCCTGCACTCGAGCGAGGATCCACAATGA
- a CDS encoding aldehyde dehydrogenase family protein: MTTINDATQAFLAAPPGLLIDGESIPALSGETFESVDPSTEEVIAHLQRARAEDVDAAVRSARRAFEPGSAWRRMTPADRGRVIHRIGDLILENADELAMLEAIDSGKVLSVARSSDVVLTANMFHYMAGWATKTEGHTMPFTMSSPDEYVAYTRSEPVGVVAGIIPWNFPLVMASWKIGPALATGCTIVLKPAEQTPLSALRLGQLVVEAGVPAGVVNILTGYGHEAGAALAAHPGVDKIAFTGSTEVGRLIVGAAVGNLKRVSLELGGKSPNIVFDDADLDIAIPGAAQAIFFHQGQCCNAGSRLFVHRKVYDEVIEGVAEIARGFQVGPVLDPESTMGPLISSEQLERVCGYVRSGQDEGATALTGGNRPQGKGYFLEPTVLADTTGDMKVVREEIFGPVVVAIPFEDPDELVRQANDTPFGLAAGVFTRDLNRAHRTAQLIQAGTVWVNTYGAFDAAIPFGGFKQSGWGREMGREVLDHYIETKSVVIRLS, translated from the coding sequence ATGACCACTATCAACGATGCAACGCAGGCATTCCTGGCTGCGCCTCCGGGGCTCCTCATCGATGGCGAGTCGATACCGGCGCTCTCGGGCGAGACCTTCGAGTCGGTCGATCCGTCGACCGAGGAGGTGATCGCACATCTGCAGCGTGCGCGGGCAGAGGACGTCGACGCCGCGGTTCGTTCGGCACGGCGAGCCTTCGAGCCAGGGTCTGCCTGGCGACGGATGACCCCTGCCGACCGTGGCCGCGTGATCCACCGGATCGGTGACCTGATCCTCGAGAACGCCGATGAACTCGCGATGTTGGAGGCCATCGACAGCGGCAAGGTCCTATCGGTGGCCCGCAGCTCCGACGTCGTACTCACCGCCAACATGTTCCACTACATGGCTGGATGGGCGACGAAGACCGAGGGTCATACGATGCCTTTCACCATGAGCTCTCCCGACGAGTACGTGGCCTACACCCGGTCCGAACCGGTCGGGGTCGTCGCCGGCATCATTCCGTGGAACTTCCCCCTCGTCATGGCCTCGTGGAAGATCGGTCCGGCGCTGGCCACCGGGTGCACCATCGTCTTGAAGCCCGCTGAGCAGACCCCGCTGTCCGCGCTGAGGCTCGGTCAGCTCGTCGTCGAAGCCGGCGTGCCGGCAGGTGTGGTCAACATCTTGACCGGCTACGGCCATGAGGCGGGTGCCGCGCTGGCCGCACACCCAGGCGTCGACAAGATCGCGTTCACCGGGTCGACGGAGGTCGGTCGGTTGATCGTGGGGGCCGCTGTCGGCAACCTGAAGCGGGTATCGCTCGAACTTGGAGGCAAATCGCCGAACATCGTGTTCGACGATGCGGATCTGGACATCGCGATCCCCGGCGCGGCTCAGGCGATCTTCTTCCACCAGGGCCAGTGTTGCAACGCCGGTTCGCGCCTGTTCGTGCATCGCAAGGTCTACGACGAGGTCATCGAGGGTGTTGCCGAGATCGCACGCGGATTCCAGGTCGGGCCCGTACTCGACCCCGAGTCGACGATGGGCCCACTGATCTCCAGCGAGCAACTCGAGCGCGTGTGCGGCTATGTCCGCTCCGGCCAGGACGAAGGGGCAACGGCGTTGACCGGCGGGAACCGGCCGCAAGGGAAGGGCTACTTCCTCGAGCCCACGGTGCTGGCCGACACGACGGGCGACATGAAGGTCGTACGCGAGGAGATCTTCGGACCTGTCGTGGTGGCGATCCCCTTCGAGGATCCCGACGAGCTGGTGCGCCAGGCCAACGACACCCCGTTCGGGCTGGCGGCCGGCGTCTTCACCCGGGATCTGAACAGGGCTCACCGAACCGCCCAGCTCATCCAGGCCGGCACGGTGTGGGTGAATACGTACGGCGCCTTCGACGCGGCTATTCCGTTCGGCGGCTTCAAGCAGTCGGGATGGGGCCGGGAGATGGGTCGGGAGGTCCTCGACCATTACATCGAGACGAAGTCGGTCGTCATCCGACTGTCGTGA
- a CDS encoding pyridoxal phosphate-dependent aminotransferase, translating into MQGRLEAARHVVGAPTSGIRDLFALASTIPECIHLELGQPDFRTPSHICEAAKWAIDAGDHGYTPTKGIPALLDLITEKLARVNGHDVSVDQVLIGNGGTSLLAGAVLAVCEPGDEILISNPYWPTLRTIVALAGARAVLYRCPREQDYQPDLDHLSAQISPRTKAIVINSPNNPTGAVYSGEMLARIGEIAAAAGVWVISDECYDQIMLDGTAAAPSAATFMDPDRSITAMAFSKTYAMTGWRIGYGFASSDVVTQMLKVADATNSCINTISQRAAQGALQGPQDCIDQMTASYRDRLQLSQKWLSEEGIPGNDPSGAFYLMADVSTSGLSSHEFATRMLLEHGVAVAPGSAFGSAAEGAVRISLASAATDLRKGISRMGELLRSAAAGRVQPHMVKE; encoded by the coding sequence ATGCAGGGACGGCTGGAGGCGGCACGCCATGTTGTGGGCGCGCCGACCTCGGGAATCCGGGATCTCTTCGCGCTCGCGTCGACGATCCCGGAGTGCATCCATCTCGAGCTCGGCCAGCCGGATTTCCGGACCCCGAGCCATATCTGCGAGGCGGCGAAGTGGGCGATCGATGCGGGCGACCACGGCTATACTCCGACCAAGGGGATTCCAGCGCTGCTCGACCTCATCACCGAGAAGCTGGCCCGGGTCAACGGTCACGACGTCTCGGTCGACCAGGTGCTGATCGGCAACGGTGGGACCAGTCTCCTCGCAGGGGCGGTCCTGGCCGTTTGTGAGCCGGGGGACGAGATCTTGATCTCGAACCCCTACTGGCCGACCCTGCGCACCATCGTCGCGCTCGCCGGTGCTCGGGCTGTCTTGTATCGCTGTCCTCGAGAGCAGGACTACCAGCCCGACCTCGATCATCTGTCTGCCCAGATCTCGCCACGTACGAAGGCCATCGTGATCAACAGTCCCAACAACCCGACCGGTGCGGTCTATTCGGGGGAGATGCTCGCCCGGATCGGGGAGATCGCGGCCGCTGCGGGAGTGTGGGTGATCAGCGACGAGTGTTACGACCAGATCATGCTCGACGGAACGGCCGCGGCGCCGAGTGCGGCCACCTTCATGGATCCTGACCGGTCGATCACCGCGATGGCCTTCAGCAAGACTTATGCGATGACCGGCTGGCGGATCGGCTATGGATTCGCCTCGTCCGACGTCGTCACGCAGATGTTGAAGGTCGCGGATGCGACGAACTCCTGCATCAACACCATCAGCCAGCGTGCCGCCCAAGGGGCCCTGCAAGGGCCGCAGGACTGCATCGACCAGATGACGGCCTCCTACCGCGATCGCCTCCAGCTCAGTCAGAAGTGGTTGTCGGAGGAAGGGATCCCCGGCAATGACCCCTCGGGGGCGTTCTACCTGATGGCGGACGTCTCGACCTCGGGGCTCTCGTCCCATGAGTTCGCGACCCGGATGCTCCTGGAGCACGGCGTGGCCGTGGCACCAGGGTCTGCGTTCGGTTCGGCGGCCGAGGGTGCGGTTCGGATCAGCCTGGCCAGTGCGGCAACCGACCTTCGAAAGGGCATCTCGCGCATGGGCGAGCTGCTGCGGTCGGCCGCTGCGGGACGCGTGCAACCACACATGGTGAAGGAGTAG
- the tcuA gene encoding FAD-dependent tricarballylate dehydrogenase TcuA, which produces MEPRYDVVVVGAGNAALCAALAAHDAGARVLVLERANRDERGGNSAFTAGAMRVAYQGVDDIVRLVPDLTAEEQEITDFGSYPESAFFDDLARVTDYRTDPDLAEILVSRSFETMAWMQSKGVRFMPIYGRQAFKVDGRFKFWGGLTLEAVGGGPGLIDSLMAACENAGITITYDTRAMSLITEGPQVTGLRVRHAGEDSEIEASAVILASGGFQANGEWRTKYLGPGWDLAKVRGTRFNTGDGIRMALEIGAMSWGNWSGAHAVGWEYNAPQFGDLAVGDGFQKHSYPFAIMVNARGERFVDEGADFRNYTYAKYGRIILEQPGQMAWQVFDQKTTHLLRDEYRIKQVTKVQADTLEDLGKKLEGVDEERFLRTVDQYNAAVQRDVPFNPNIKDGRGTSGLSIEKSNWSNTLDTPPFVAYQVTCGITFTFGGLRISTDAEVLDEEAQPIPGLYACGELVGGIFYGNYPGGSGLTNGAVFGRIAGRTAGCATSSAGTRG; this is translated from the coding sequence GTGGAACCTCGATATGACGTTGTCGTCGTCGGCGCAGGCAACGCAGCGCTGTGTGCCGCGCTCGCCGCGCACGACGCAGGAGCGCGCGTGCTGGTGCTCGAACGAGCCAACCGCGACGAACGCGGTGGCAACTCGGCGTTCACCGCCGGAGCCATGCGGGTCGCCTACCAGGGAGTCGATGACATCGTCCGGCTCGTCCCCGATCTGACCGCCGAGGAGCAGGAGATCACCGACTTCGGCTCGTACCCGGAGTCGGCGTTCTTCGACGATCTGGCCCGGGTCACCGACTATCGCACCGATCCCGATCTAGCCGAGATCCTGGTGAGCCGCAGCTTCGAGACGATGGCATGGATGCAGAGCAAGGGGGTTCGCTTCATGCCCATCTACGGCCGCCAAGCGTTCAAGGTCGACGGGCGCTTCAAGTTCTGGGGAGGCCTGACGCTAGAGGCGGTCGGGGGCGGTCCCGGACTCATCGACAGTCTGATGGCAGCGTGCGAGAACGCCGGGATCACCATCACCTACGACACCCGGGCGATGTCGCTCATCACCGAAGGCCCTCAGGTCACCGGCCTACGCGTGCGCCATGCCGGCGAGGACTCCGAGATCGAGGCGAGCGCGGTCATCCTCGCCTCGGGCGGGTTCCAGGCCAACGGGGAATGGCGCACGAAGTACCTCGGGCCCGGCTGGGACCTGGCCAAGGTCCGTGGCACCCGATTCAACACCGGCGACGGAATCCGGATGGCGCTCGAGATCGGTGCGATGTCCTGGGGGAACTGGTCGGGAGCACACGCCGTGGGCTGGGAATACAACGCGCCCCAATTCGGTGACCTCGCCGTAGGAGACGGCTTCCAGAAGCACAGCTATCCGTTCGCGATCATGGTGAACGCCCGCGGTGAGCGCTTCGTCGACGAAGGGGCCGACTTCCGCAACTACACGTATGCGAAGTACGGCCGCATCATTCTCGAGCAACCGGGGCAGATGGCCTGGCAGGTGTTCGACCAGAAGACCACCCACCTGCTCCGAGACGAATACCGCATCAAGCAGGTCACCAAGGTTCAAGCCGACACCCTCGAAGACCTCGGCAAAAAGCTGGAGGGTGTCGACGAGGAACGATTCCTCCGGACCGTCGACCAGTACAACGCTGCAGTCCAGCGCGACGTGCCGTTCAACCCGAACATCAAGGACGGCCGCGGCACGTCGGGATTGAGCATCGAGAAGTCGAACTGGTCGAACACGCTCGACACTCCGCCCTTCGTGGCCTATCAAGTCACCTGCGGCATCACGTTCACCTTCGGTGGATTGCGGATCTCGACGGACGCCGAGGTGCTCGACGAGGAAGCACAGCCCATTCCCGGCCTGTATGCGTGCGGCGAGCTCGTCGGGGGGATCTTCTACGGGAACTACCCCGGAGGCTCGGGCCTGACCAACGGCGCTGTCTTCGGCCGGATCGCGGGACGTACGGCAGGCTGTGCGACCTCATCAGCTGGCACCCGAGGCTAA
- a CDS encoding MFS transporter codes for MRRATASPEADWWPLFAICGGVFMLLLDVTIVNIALKSIQSAFGAPLSGLQWVIDAYALSLAALLLTAGSLADIYGRRRMYVVGMCIFTAGSIFCGLSPNVVTLSIARAVQGIGGAAMFATSLALLSAAYRGRSRGLAFGAFGATTGIAVAVGPVFGGLITTWLSWRWIFWVNVPVGALAIAITLRHVAESRDPSPRRPDWIGFITFGPGLALLIYGLIRSGQVGWTAPSVWLLLGAAALALAGFAVSQAIGSNAMVALGLLKNPTFAGAMLAAAAISASIFSFLAYLVLYLQDVLGYSPAEAGVRVVFESAGSFVSATIAGRLSQRIPPRILIGSGFVLISIGMFLIAQCRPGDDWTQLIPGMSICGLGIGFVTVPLAATAVSVVEPARAAMASGANSTFRQVGLAVGMALLGALFSQRVLAEAQHSASRIPVVSADSLADAVTGGRVDAYLSALDPTTRRAAHTVAVDSFVAAFDHIGYISVAVALVAALGTFALIRSKDLIPGTSEDAVTELAARAVIAE; via the coding sequence GTGAGGCGCGCGACTGCATCACCTGAGGCCGACTGGTGGCCGTTGTTCGCCATCTGCGGCGGCGTCTTCATGCTGCTGCTGGATGTGACGATCGTGAATATCGCCCTCAAGAGCATCCAGTCCGCTTTCGGCGCCCCGTTGTCCGGACTTCAATGGGTGATCGATGCGTATGCACTCAGCCTGGCCGCACTCTTGCTCACCGCAGGCTCGCTCGCGGACATCTACGGGCGTCGCCGGATGTATGTGGTCGGCATGTGCATCTTCACCGCCGGATCGATCTTCTGTGGCCTTTCGCCGAACGTCGTGACCTTGAGCATCGCCCGTGCCGTACAAGGGATCGGTGGGGCGGCGATGTTCGCCACCTCCCTCGCCCTGCTGTCGGCGGCCTATCGCGGAAGATCCCGCGGATTGGCCTTCGGTGCCTTCGGTGCGACCACCGGGATCGCAGTCGCGGTCGGGCCGGTCTTCGGTGGTCTCATCACGACCTGGCTGTCGTGGCGGTGGATCTTCTGGGTCAACGTCCCCGTGGGCGCCCTCGCCATCGCCATCACCCTACGTCATGTGGCGGAGTCTCGTGACCCCAGTCCGAGACGGCCCGACTGGATCGGTTTCATCACCTTCGGCCCAGGACTCGCCCTGTTGATCTATGGTCTGATCCGATCCGGCCAGGTGGGGTGGACCGCGCCGTCGGTATGGCTCCTCCTGGGCGCGGCTGCCCTTGCTCTCGCGGGATTCGCGGTGTCGCAGGCCATCGGTAGCAATGCGATGGTCGCCCTGGGCCTCTTGAAGAACCCGACCTTCGCCGGCGCGATGCTGGCGGCTGCAGCGATATCTGCTTCCATCTTCTCCTTCCTTGCCTACCTGGTTCTCTACCTACAAGACGTCCTCGGCTATTCCCCGGCCGAGGCAGGTGTCCGGGTCGTCTTCGAATCGGCGGGCTCCTTCGTCTCCGCGACGATCGCCGGCAGGCTCAGCCAGCGCATTCCGCCGCGAATCCTCATCGGTTCTGGATTCGTCTTGATATCCATCGGGATGTTCCTGATCGCCCAATGCCGTCCCGGCGATGACTGGACCCAGCTGATCCCGGGGATGTCGATATGCGGTCTGGGCATCGGCTTCGTGACCGTGCCGTTGGCCGCGACCGCCGTGTCCGTCGTCGAGCCGGCCCGTGCCGCGATGGCGTCGGGAGCGAACTCGACGTTCCGGCAGGTCGGATTGGCCGTGGGCATGGCGCTTCTGGGCGCGCTGTTCAGTCAGCGGGTGCTCGCCGAGGCACAACACTCGGCGAGCAGGATCCCGGTCGTTTCTGCGGACTCATTGGCAGACGCGGTGACGGGCGGCCGGGTCGACGCCTACCTGTCGGCCCTGGACCCCACCACGCGTCGAGCCGCGCACACAGTGGCGGTCGATAGCTTCGTGGCGGCGTTCGACCACATCGGGTACATCTCCGTCGCGGTCGCACTCGTCGCCGCACTGGGGACCTTCGCCCTCATTCGCAGCAAGGACCTCATCCCCGGCACCTCGGAGGATGCCGTCACGGAACTGGCCGCCCGGGCGGTGATCGCCGAATGA
- a CDS encoding aspartate/glutamate racemase family protein: MSAEVSVDSQRRLGIILLDSSHYTTSFLHCEPGDPGPGLLPLGYWECPATWPVPSTYTVARGATPSAVIGGDPGALAGVQRASGLLEPRCSMVIADCGFFFSFATSLTQPSRLVTTLHLLDLATTAAGRRPVVVLTYDARAAATLLRDHPTRRRLHFLGLDSLSTWQELGSEDWALRVRDGAALLRFELVQRLEQSDVRELADQAGAVLVECTLLSPLIDDIRGAFPGLPLFDLAALVRILLSGRSTAQPS, encoded by the coding sequence ATGAGCGCAGAAGTGAGTGTCGACAGCCAGCGACGCCTGGGCATCATCCTGCTCGACAGCAGTCACTACACGACGAGCTTCCTGCACTGCGAGCCGGGCGATCCGGGTCCCGGTCTGCTGCCGCTCGGTTATTGGGAGTGCCCGGCAACCTGGCCGGTACCCAGCACCTACACAGTCGCCCGCGGTGCCACCCCGAGCGCTGTCATCGGTGGTGATCCGGGCGCGCTGGCCGGGGTGCAGCGTGCCTCGGGGCTGCTCGAGCCTCGTTGCTCGATGGTCATTGCAGACTGCGGCTTCTTCTTCAGTTTCGCAACGAGCCTGACCCAACCCTCCCGCCTGGTGACCACCCTCCACCTGCTCGACCTGGCCACGACAGCTGCAGGGAGACGCCCGGTCGTCGTCTTGACCTATGACGCCAGGGCAGCCGCCACCCTGCTGCGTGATCACCCCACGCGGCGTCGGCTTCACTTCCTCGGCCTCGACTCGCTCAGCACCTGGCAAGAGCTCGGCAGCGAGGACTGGGCGTTGCGCGTACGCGACGGGGCCGCGTTGCTGCGCTTCGAGCTCGTCCAGCGACTGGAGCAGTCCGACGTACGGGAACTGGCCGATCAGGCTGGCGCGGTTCTCGTCGAGTGCACGCTGTTGTCACCGCTCATCGACGACATCCGAGGCGCTTTCCCGGGACTCCCCTTGTTCGATCTGGCCGCGTTGGTGCGGATCCTCCTCAGCGGCCGATCGACCGCCCAGCCGTCATAG
- a CDS encoding asparaginase: MSSTVPADPSHKVRISILGCGGTISTGFSGTGLSHRFAATDLVAGMTQRLENVALTGRDVMQVSSRNMTPRDMLALASSIEAEAAAGADGVVVLHGTDTLEETAYFLGLVLEVAIPVVVTGAMRAADAPGADGPGNICAAVVAASAGGLRGCGPVVVLADSVHDPAHVTKAHTSSVDAFASPGHGPIGQIVEDRLWLDRAPSCHRLGRPEGIQQTVEALWIVAGARGELVRATAQYADGLVLAGTGGGHVPASVSPAVLEAAARMPVVLSTRCAAGRVLEGTYTGPGSEQQLLASGLISAGDLGPLKARLRLMVALELGLDPKAVFAGV, encoded by the coding sequence ATGAGCTCCACGGTGCCCGCCGATCCCTCGCACAAGGTCCGGATATCGATCCTGGGCTGTGGCGGGACGATCTCTACGGGATTCTCGGGGACCGGCCTGAGCCATCGATTCGCAGCCACCGACCTGGTGGCTGGGATGACACAGCGTCTGGAGAACGTGGCGCTGACCGGGCGCGACGTGATGCAGGTCTCCAGTCGGAACATGACACCGCGCGACATGCTCGCGCTCGCGTCATCGATCGAGGCGGAGGCTGCAGCAGGCGCCGACGGAGTGGTGGTGCTCCATGGCACCGACACCCTCGAGGAGACTGCGTACTTCCTGGGGCTGGTGCTCGAGGTCGCGATCCCGGTCGTCGTCACGGGTGCGATGCGAGCTGCGGATGCGCCGGGTGCAGATGGTCCGGGAAACATATGCGCAGCGGTCGTGGCCGCCTCGGCGGGCGGGCTCCGTGGTTGCGGACCCGTGGTCGTACTGGCCGATTCGGTACACGATCCCGCTCACGTGACGAAGGCGCACACCAGCAGCGTCGATGCGTTCGCATCCCCGGGGCACGGGCCCATCGGGCAGATCGTCGAGGACCGACTCTGGCTGGACCGGGCGCCGTCGTGCCACCGCCTGGGCAGACCTGAGGGCATCCAGCAGACCGTGGAGGCACTCTGGATCGTGGCCGGAGCCCGCGGGGAGCTCGTCCGAGCCACCGCCCAGTATGCCGACGGGCTGGTGCTCGCCGGCACCGGCGGTGGCCACGTCCCTGCTTCGGTCTCTCCAGCGGTGTTGGAGGCGGCAGCTCGAATGCCGGTCGTGCTCTCCACGCGATGTGCCGCCGGGCGGGTACTCGAGGGGACCTACACAGGCCCGGGCTCCGAGCAGCAGTTGCTTGCGAGCGGACTCATAAGTGCCGGAGATCTCGGCCCGTTAAAGGCACGTCTGCGCCTGATGGTGGCTCTCGAGCTGGGCCTGGATCCGAAGGCAGTCTTTGCAGGTGTCTGA